The DNA region CATCAGAATTGCATCCAAACCTGGAGATTTTCCTCGGTACTGAAACTGTCTTTGCTCAAACAGATCATAGGGTTCAGTAAGTTAAGATGATTAGCGTGAATCGAAAGATGTAAAGGAAACCCAATATGGTAGCCTTTGGTTAGTGTCTTTGGATAGAAAAGACGAAGACAGTTACCATAAAAGATTCGAGATAAAATACGATCGACTCAGATAGAAATGTGTTTGACAGAAGTAACTCACCACGATTAAAACCAAGTTCTCTAAACCAGCTAACCATTCCTTGTATGCTGAATTTCTTGCATTGTTGATCTCGTTGTTAAGCTTGGGGAGGAATCGACATCCTGTTAAATATGCAAGAAACTCCTGTAAGAAACAAATTTATGTTGCTATGACGATTCATTTAAGGCAAATAAGAGGAATTAATGGATGACTTGCTACTTCTTAATCCAATATAACTAcgcattttcttttcataatgcttcaaatttctttattagtgatttctttcatgttttggGGGAAAGTAGCAGTGCACTGTTGGGGGATGCATGGAAGGTGTACAGAGGTTGGAATTAGAAGATCAAGAGGATGTATCTTGATATGGCATGACTGTTCAGAATGACCGGTTATGACTGATTATGAAGACCAAGGATTTATAGTTTGTGTCAAACGGGGAATTCCTTCCTACTTTAAGTCATCTGTTTCAATGATATTACTTGTCATTTGTGTAATCATTTTGATTATAAAAGGAAATCCTAGTCTTATTGTAAAGATGTTCTAGCATTTCAGGAAAGGCAGAGCAAATTGGTCAATCTTCGAACctccaaaatataatttcaactttactatcataaataaaaaaaaaattataatataatcataaaaattggattgaattcaagaaaaattttgCTTAATCTTCCTAggagaaactaaaataaataaaacaaagggaATTGAAcaattaaagaaatgaaattctaaaaataaaattgataaattgatATGTTGCTAACTCAGGGTTCATACATTCATTCCTATAAATTTGTATTGATcatcaaagtaaaaataaatgttctttGAAGTCAAGTAAATAAATTCGATATCTCCTAAAGCTAAGAGGAATCGAGAAAACTATTAGTAAATTAATTAGACAAACTTTTCTAATTAATTCCTTATCAtcaaatgaatttaatattgaaaataaattctcaTTCATTTTGTAGTAGCTTCTAGTGCAAAGTTTGACAAATTTATACTAAATAGTCGTTCAAAAGCTATACAATTTAACTTAACTTATTCTTTCTTAATTTAGagttataacaattaaaataattcttttgctTCCAACTCGGTCCCTAACAACAAtaccagattaaaaaaaaaactaaaaaatatatatgccatCTCAAAACAATTCAGTTATCTTGAATAGAAATCAATATCataattctggaaaaaaaagtatttgaatCTAAAAGAATTACAATAATAACATTACTTCTCATAACTTAATAATAGAGATGGTGTATattctcctttaaccaaaattaAGAATTCATTACTCATGATTTCTGAAAATTCTAGGAGCAAAAATAAactctttaaaaattttagtggcaaatattttttttttctttttttgtcacattaatctccttcattttttttaattctaagagGTAGCTTTCATGATAAGATATCAAGGCTAAAGACTATAAGGTTATAAGCTCTAGAGAGTATCTATCTGATaccattatattttctttaaacaaTAAGGCTCCGATCTTATTAGTTTATCATCATATCAGGAGACAAAACCTATCGTCCAACATGCATCATGATTTTCATCTTggaaatgattttatttgaccCGGAGCCTTTAAAAAATTGTATCTCTCGACATGTAGATGAATTTAGGATTTtaaatcacttgattttgatatttgaagctcaaaatatgtttgtttaaatatttaatgtgAAAGCAGAGAATTCTGCTACGAGTAAGATTCTGATCTTATTTTACAGGTCTAATTAGAGGTCCAAATAAAATcggatttctttttataataccTTCCTAGAAAGCTGAATACGTGTAGTTTAACTATGATTAATCCACATTCCCATCTTGTAACTCCAACTTGATGAAAACCCTATCAGaagtccaaaatataaaatgcaaaatttcttattttttagcaattaaTTCACCAAGTTTTTTAGACATgccaaacttataaaattacttTCAATGAGCtcaaataaacttaaaacaCATTCAAAGCATATGTGAAAGGAGTTTTGACAATTTGATATAAATTAGTCGTATTAGTTTCTCTTTTTGGCAATTCAGTAGAAGGGTCtggtttcctcttcttcttcttattatttttttcgaaTGAAATGGATGTAGAGCCGTGGCTATTTGCATCTGACTTTTATTGTAGGATGATGACTTGTTGCATTTATTTTGTGGTAGGTGTTAGTAACAAAAGCAGAAACAAGGGAGTAAAACAGTTCACTGAGCTTTTAAGCTAGTGGTCCTCGTTCAGGAATAAAATACTTTAGAGTCATGTCCATTGGCAAAATCACTTCCCTAGGTGCGATTCGTCGCCTGATAGTTATTGTGAAGGataaatcatttcattttccCCCATCCAGAAATTCTCTGTTTAAGCATTCAATACATGTTGACTTCTTATCTCTGATGAAATTGCATGAACACTTGGCTCCCAGTGATTTTTCAAAATCCCAACAGTGAGTCTAGTTCTTCAGCTATGGTAGATATATGCAGGTTCTCAGCCCCTCCTCGTGGGAGTTCACAAGTTAAATTCGTGAGTGAATTAACACTCCTGGTATTTCAGTTATGGAGTTTGAGCACCCACACTATCCCTCATGTGTATCCACAATTGACCTATGACAGACTCTATAAAATCCAATTGCGGGTGAGCTATCCCCCCAGATATGAACTCTGAAACCCTACTATCAACTTCTATAGCACTACTGCCAACCTCCTTCTTTGCCCCCCTTCTCCTCATCAATCCATTGATTTCTTTCACATCTTTCCACCGCTCCTCCATGGCATATAAGTTCCTCATCATGACATAGATTCCATTGTTACCTGGCTCCATATTGACAGCCTGATTTAGTACTCTCTGCGCTCTAGTAACATCGTTGGAGAATCCACAGGCAAATGAAAAGGAGCTCAGAATTATTCCATTAGCCTCAAAAGGCATACTTTTAATCAAATTCTCAGCTTCGTCTAAGCACCCTGCCCTCCCTAATAAATCAACTAAGCATCCATAATGCTCAATTTTTGGGCTAAGCCCAGATTCGATCATGGCTTTAAACTGTCCTTTCCCTTCCTCTACCAAACCACCATGGCTGCAAGCAGATAAAACACCAGTCATGGTTATGTCATTTGGCTTAATTCCTTCCTGTTGCATCTCTGAAAATGCCTCCAGTGCTTCACTAGCAAGCCCATTCATTGCAAATCCATTTATCAAAGCATTCCAGGTAGCCGTTTCCTTTTTAGGGATCTCGCTAAAaacttttcttgcttttgataTTTCTCCGCATTTTGCATACATATCGACAAGTGAAGTACATACATTGACTGCTGCATCAAATTTCTTCCTCTGAACAAATCGATGTACCCATTCACCCAATTCCAGAGCACCCAAAGTGGCGATAGCTGGAAGAATGCTTACAACTGTTACTTCATTTGGTTCAAACACCGTGCTTGACTGCAACTCGCGAAACAATTTTAAGGCTTCATGGGGTTGCTTATTCTGACAGTATCCACCAATCATCGCATTCCAAGAGATAAGGTTCTTCTCCGGCATAGCATCAAACAAAAACCTAGCAGATAAAACATCACCATTATTACAGTACCCATAAATCATACTGGTCCAAGAAATCACATTCCTTTCCGGCATCTCATCAAACAAACTCCTCGCAGATTCCATATCTCCCACTTTAACATATCCATCAATCAGAAGATTAAATGCCGCAGAATCTCTCCCAGGCATCAGCTTAAATAGAAACCACGCATTGCCCATATCCCCGCGCCTCACATACCCACCAATTAGCGCAGTCCACGACACTAAACTTCTATCAGGCATATCATTAAACACCTTCCTTGCCAAACCCAATTTCCCAAACTTTGCGTACATATCCACCAATGCCGTTGACACATACATGTCAAAGCAAAACCCAATTTTCACAACATGACCATGCGTCTCTGAACCTTCCCAAACAGCCATCCTCAAAGCACAACACTTCGCCAACACAGTAAAAGTGAAATTATCAGGCACAAAACATGTTTCTCGCCTAAGATCTTTATAAAGAGTGAAAGCATCAGCTAATTGGCGCATAACCACATGAGATTTTATCATAGAATTGCAAAGGAAGGTGTCACCTCTGTGAGACCTATTATCGAACAAGTGGCGAGCATGACGGATACTAGAGAGCTGCCCACAAGTGCTTATGAATTTAGTAAGAATGTTAACATTAGCATCAATGGCGTTCCGAAGAATGAGAGCGTGGATTTGCAAGAGGGTTTTTCTTGTCCTGCATCGTTGAAGAAGAAACAGGCACTCTCTTTCCATTGGACTCCAAAGAATACCTTGTTGCTGCTTCTGGTCTAGCATTGCataatttgaatcaataaatataaccaATTTAGCTttagcacaaaaagaaaatatgtctttaacttttctcttctctccacCTTATCATCCAAATTATTGTTTCTGCTTCTTTGCTTTTGAATCGAGAGGTTGTGCAAATGAATGATAGCCGtctgcattttgattttttaagacaaaCTGGACCTGTTGTCCCTTTATAGACTCCCAGGCCCAGTCCAtagtatatttttctttttcaagaaagCCCGTAGTCTATTGAGGCCTCCTTTGCTTCGGCCAGGTAATTAAGGTGTACTaagaacttgtttatttttttatttttaatgtttttgggaaaacaattatttttatttttatttttttaaaattaattttttcaacatatttttttttatttgatataataatataaaaattaaattttaaaaaataaaaaatattattttaaaataaaaaacacttaaaaaaatcacaagctgaaacaaaaaagaaaaactggttttttcattttcatttgtttgtaGGGAAGAgtgattttcttattaatgaACTTGCATACCAGTTGTCCTCGCGAAGCGAGTAGCACGAGATATAATACGAATTTTATCAAtctatttttaatcttaaaaataaaagaataattttcttGAAGATATCAAAATGGCAACAACACATTAGGGATCTGAATTGGAAAAACGTTTCAAACTATATAGTTAAAGTGCATATCGTGTATATTTAAATAACTCAAATATCATATATAAGTTGAAAGTTgatcttattataaaaatatatctcatTTGAGTCGTATTATAgctgttaaattaatttaaaaagtggtttagaaaaataattggacCTGTAAATTactgaattaattatttttattaaaatagcaatattttaagtttttcttgatgttgaataatctaaatttaatgGAGTTAATATCATACGGATTTATCTAAAGAACTCACTCTTTCAAGGCTattatatattagtttaataattACGAGTCTTGATAAGACCAGACCTACTATTTGTATTACGGAAGGGATTGATaaggatataaaatatatatatatataaggcgAATAAGAGAAACCAGGAAATGCCATGGCATGGTAAAATAAACgcataatttaatcaaattattttcataaatgaacAAATCATGTTAAGCATACAAAATCATATTATATCAATAAAGTGAAGTATAAGTTtgatcttcaaaaaaatatacttattaaaattaacaatcacgAATGTTTAAAAGACtagtcttatttaaaaaaaaaaatatatataaaatacctgaataaaaaaaaaatacaaaaccataTCATATAAGTCACCGTATCCATAATAAAAGAAGAGTGGATAAAGGAAAAGGGGAAAAGATCCACTGAAGAGCGATATGATCTCCATCAACATAATTTTACACAGTGTAATGCTGATTCATGGAATCAATATCCAAGCCCCTTAGCTTGGCAAATGACTCAACCTTGCCTTTCAGTGTATGAAGCTCTCTCATCCTGCACAATCAAAACACGGAATCAAGACCCAGACAGCATAGATTATCCAGCCGTGATGAAACTCTTGCCATCTTAAGGACTTGTGGTGGCCATCAAAAGTTCTCTATCCTTTAAGCAAGTCACAGACATGGATATTCTTTTGACACAGATGTGCATGGTGGTGTGTTCCAGTAGAAGACAAACTAACCTTGCAATTTCTGCTCGCCTTTTCGCTTCTTCTGCCATGAGATTGATGTCTCCGAAGGTATTTCTCTCGGAAAACATTTTTGTCTCGGCGGACTGAAGGCCATGTAGTGTTCGCTGCTCAGCCGCCCACGCCGCCGAACGAGCTTCCTTCCCAAAGTCCTTTTTGTTGGTAAAAGCAGTCTAcaacaattgaaaagaaaaacgaatCAAGAAATGCATTTCGAAGTTTGCAAAGACCTGTAGAAGTAACCACTCACAAGTTGTTCACAACAGTGAACAAATTCGGAAGTGACTGGCTAATATTATACAATATTGTTGATATAATTAAGGATATTTAGCATTAGTGTCAGAATTTACTCACCCTTTGGTCTATAATATTATTCCAGGCTCTTCCACTTAGAGCGTATCGGACAGCGAATTTGATAGGATCCAGCAGAAAGTAAGTCAATATATTGTACACCCAAATGACGGCTGTCCAGCCCCAACCAATACTTCTGATTCCAGCAAATTTCCAGGTTGCAGTAGCAGAGATGACTGTTGCAACCTGCAAAGATTAAAGCAGTCATAACTACCAATGACGAGACTAGAGGCTCCTTCGAGTAAAAGAGTAGGTGTAGAGTAAATGCTAGTGGACATGCTATGAGGCATATATAGCAGCAGAGGCTACCcatttttctaacaaaaacatGGAAGTTAAAGAAGTTTAGAAGGATGCTTATCGTTTTTTCAGTGCCCCCTTCCCCATGCTAGGATTCTTactcataaaaaatgaaatgttttgTTAAATACTCTGATGGCTATAACCTAATGCAAGAAATGTTTTTGTGGGCATTGGTAAGAGAGATGGTTTCCCCCGAGAACAGTTGATGGGGAATCCAGCAAGTTCTAATCATTGTTCCTTCAAGTTAAATTCATAACATATATCAGATTATAAAACTATGAAATGACATATCCCATACCAGTTGGGCAATAATGAAGGCAGAAACAAGCAGAAGGCCTGGACGTTCCAGGAATGACCAGCTCCGGGAGCGAGTCACGAATATCAAGGCCTGACTAATGGTGCTGACTTGAAGATACACAGCAGATGCCAATTGTTCTTTAAGTGGATTGGCAATTTTTTCATCCGTCATGTTAAAATGGTGCTGGTTGAAGTCCCTCACATTAAAATGTTCCtgccaagagaaaaaaaataatcaggaaATAAAAGAGATCAAGAGGTTGAACTG from Populus alba chromosome 14, ASM523922v2, whole genome shotgun sequence includes:
- the LOC118034094 gene encoding pentatricopeptide repeat-containing protein At2g44880; its protein translation is MLDQKQQQGILWSPMERECLFLLQRCRTRKTLLQIHALILRNAIDANVNILTKFISTCGQLSSIRHARHLFDNRSHRGDTFLCNSMIKSHVVMRQLADAFTLYKDLRRETCFVPDNFTFTVLAKCCALRMAVWEGSETHGHVVKIGFCFDMYVSTALVDMYAKFGKLGLARKVFNDMPDRSLVSWTALIGGYVRRGDMGNAWFLFKLMPGRDSAAFNLLIDGYVKVGDMESARSLFDEMPERNVISWTSMIYGYCNNGDVLSARFLFDAMPEKNLISWNAMIGGYCQNKQPHEALKLFRELQSSTVFEPNEVTVVSILPAIATLGALELGEWVHRFVQRKKFDAAVNVCTSLVDMYAKCGEISKARKVFSEIPKKETATWNALINGFAMNGLASEALEAFSEMQQEGIKPNDITMTGVLSACSHGGLVEEGKGQFKAMIESGLSPKIEHYGCLVDLLGRAGCLDEAENLIKSMPFEANGIILSSFSFACGFSNDVTRAQRVLNQAVNMEPGNNGIYVMMRNLYAMEERWKDVKEINGLMRRRGAKKEVGSSAIEVDSRVSEFISGGIAHPQLDFIESVIGQLWIHMRDSVGAQTP